The Zingiber officinale cultivar Zhangliang chromosome 2A, Zo_v1.1, whole genome shotgun sequence genomic sequence TTTCTTCTCCCTCATCATCATCAAGGAAAGAACTATATCCCCTCTCTTTGTAGTACTCCACTCCCAAACACCTGCTTCATCGAAATCAACATCTCTGCTTATGACAATCTTCCCATTGCTTGGATATACAACTTGTACCCTTCAGAGCTTTGATCATAGCCGATGAAGAGATACTTTGCACTTTTATCATCAAGCTTTGTTCTTTTCTCATCATAAACATGCGTGTAGGCAATGCTTCCAAAAACCCTCAAGTGTGAAACACTTGGCTTGTATCCACTCCAAGCTTCTTGAGgtgtcataccatgaacatttttGGTGTGACACCGATTCATCAAGTATACTGCACAAGAGACAGCTTCGGCCCAATATTTATTCGGCATATTCTTGCTCTTTAACATACTCCTCACCATGTTGAGAATAGTTCGATTCTTCCGCTCTGCCACTCCATTTTTTGTGGTGAGTATGGAGTCGTCATGGGACGATAAATGCCATTTTCTTCACAGAAAATCTTGAATTCATTGGATGTGAATTCTCCACCTTTATCGGACCGAAGAGCTTTGATTTGATAGCCACTATATTTCTCTACCATTAATTTGAACCTTTTGAAGGTTCTAAACACTTTCGATTTTACCTTTAAAAAATACACCCAAGTTTTCCGAGAATAGTCATCAATGAAAAACACAAAGTAATTATTCTCACCAAGTGATGATGGCTTGATTGGTCCACACACATCCGAGTGTATCAACTCCAATGGATGTTGAGCCCTTGTTAAAGACTCCTTGGGAAAGCTTTTTCTCGCTTGCTAGCCAAGAAGACATTCTTCACAAAGTTGATTAGGATGGTTTATGGAAGGCAATCCTTTCACCATTCTTCCTTTGCTCATCATTTTCAGCCCATCGAAGTTCAAATGCCCAAATCTCATGTACCATAGACAAGATGAATCTTTGAAACAAGATTTCAAACACATAGAAACATCACTTTGAATATTTAGCAAAAACATTCGGTTCTTTGTCATGGACACCTTAGCAAACAATCTTCCACTATCATCTTTTAACGTCAAGTATTTATCTTTTAGGTGAATATCATAATTCTTTTCTAATAATTGGCCCAAACTCAAAATGTTACTTTTCATGGACGACACATAAAATACATTGGAAATTAATTGATGACTGCCATCTTTTGAATGCATCAAAAGCGCACCTTTTCCTTTCACTTGAACTTTCGAAGAGTCGCCAAAAGTTATATCTCCATCGGTTGATTCATCAAGTTCCACAAACAAATTTCTCCTTCCGTAAATGTGGCTACTTGCGCCAGAATCAAGATACCATGTACTATCATTCTCATCTTGATCATTTTTGCAAGCTAGAAGCAAAGTAGGGTCCAAATCTTCTTTTGCATCATTACTCTCCGCATAATTGTTTGTCTCCTCCATATTATTTCTGTATTCCCAAGAATAGTGGCCAAGACGATGACAAGTAAAACACTCAACTTCAAATTTGTCATACCTCATTTGATGGCCTCCACGACTTCTACCTCTTCCACGACTTCTTCTTTGATTGAAGTTTTTACTCCTCTCATTATTATATGAGGTGTTTTTGTCACCTCGTCCACCTCTTCCATAACCACGACCTCGACCTTGGTCCTGCCCTCGAGATCCTCCATGTCCACGATCTCTTTGGGATGTGCCTTGGTTTGTGTCCTTCAATGATAGCTTTGCTTTAAAAGCTTGTTCAATCGATTCTTGAACCGATTTTATCAATCTTTCTTCATGTGCTTATAAAGATCCGGCAAGTTCATCAACGGTCATGGTGTCTAGATCTTTAGACTCTTCGATGACAACCACAATATAATTAAATCTTGGATCCAAAGATCTCAAAAATTTTCCAACAATTCGATCATCTTTCATATCATCTCCGTATCTTTTCAAATGATTTGTGACACCCAATACTCTTGAGAAATAATCCAAAATAGATTCAGAATCCTTCATGCGTAGAGATTCAAACTCTCCTCTTAATGTTTGGAGATGTACCTTCTTCACTTTATCAACACCTTTAAATGAAGCTTGAAGAGTTTTTCATGCTTGCTTGGAAGTAGTTGCCGCAATAACTTTCTCGAACATCTTTTCATGCAAACTTTGATGGTGAGAGCCTTTTGGTCCTTCTTGGCGGATGCCACATTTTCATCAACGCCATTCTCTACaggatcccaagcttcatatgatCCATGCAAAGCCTTCATTCTTATGCACCAATTATCATAATTTTCCTTGGTGAGAGATGGAACAACAAATGGGGTTCCATTTGACATTTTCCTTCAAGCTTTGTCTTCAATTACAAatggtggctctgataccaatttgttaGCAGATGaagaacataaaaaaaatataacactCAAGATGAGAGGAAACTACTTTTTTCTTCATATCTAAACTGTTAAGTACATAGGATATTTATAGAGAGTACCTAAGATGTAtctatataaatatatgaatcaaTATTAAATAAGATACATATATTATCCAAAGAATCATTTATAAATCTTCTAATATTCATGCACATAACTTTAATTCTAATTTATATTTTCAACATTGCAGCCATATCAAAGAATAATctccttaatttctttgaaaatgaATACATTACTGGTAAATTTTTGCAGGAGGTGGTGGTCGTTGGTGGTGCAATCAGTGGACCAGAGATTGCTCAGGTGCTTCTTCATGTAACCAAAGAAGTCCATAAAAGTACTAAACACGTGGGTAACATTTTTATGATTATTTATCACGAGTGCTTTGAACTAAATGACTATTTTGCCCATTCGAACTGATTCCTTCGCCGCCGTGATTTCCTTTTCCGGCACCACCGCTTCTTTATTTCTTTCACGGTGGCGCTTCCGAAGCAGCGGTGGAAACGACGCCGACAACAGCAGCATCTGCAGCATCATGGAGAATCCGGTATCTAAGACGGTCAACGACGCTTCGCCTCACGAGCTCGTCAAAGGTAGGAATGATAATGGGTCGGGTTCGAATCGGATTTTATATCCTCCATCCTCATACCCATTGGATATAGGATCTCTGATGAGTATAAtcatacccattaaatgatcgaatatcttctatagttataatttttcttctaactattatcattcaaaaaaatatattaaaattaacaatctattaaaaaatatatataattaaaaaaataaattaaacatccATATAATCTCCttctaatataattttctttaataaatgtatatatattatttaatcgggtattcaggTCGGGTATCGGATATTGATAATCCCTctataccctcctccattcggattggatgtcggatcctccatcggatTCGGATGAAATTATCATCCCTACGTCGAGGTCTATGCAGCGCACCACAAGAGATCTGGCAGGGTCGGATACGTCTTTATTTTCGGAATTGCCAACTGTTTAGTTGATCTGTGTTAGAACTCGATTATTAGCATGTCGTTGaattgtttctttttgtttttctattGAGTTTAATGGATCGTTGGagatttttctctattttttctagggctgtaaacaagccgagccgagccgagctttggggtgttcaagcttgtttgataagataaccgagccgagccgagccgagcttaaaatgaaccaagcttttaaaatgagtgttcaagcttggcttggtttattttttatgagcttgagcttgtttgaagcttggcttgagtttggttcgtttagatgttatcaagctctcaattcaagcttggcttgagcttggttcgagcttggcttgagcttggtttgagcttggttcatttagatgttatcaagctctcaattcaagtttgggttgagcttggttcgagcttggtttgagcttagttcgtttagatgttatcaagctctcaattcaagcttgtttgattgtttataattgtttgattggttattaagattgataatttaaatttatttatttattttattttattgtttatttagcatattgaaaaaaaatttattaataaatattgttcgtgaacattgttcacgaacgttgttcacgaacgttaacgagctgaacacatatgtgttcaagcttgtttgtttagcttaacgagctgttcaagcttgtttgtttaattaatctaatgcatattgaacgaacataaacaagctcttaccaagccgaacaccaagcttgttcacgaacgcttggttcatttacagtccTAATTTTTTCTCTCTAT encodes the following:
- the LOC122044288 gene encoding uncharacterized protein LOC122044288: MEETNNYAESNDAKEDLDPTLLLACKNDQDENDSTWYLDSGASSHIYGRRNLFVELDESTDGDITFGDSSKVQVKGKGALLMHSKDGSHQLISNVFYVSSMKSNILSLGQLLEKNYDIHLKDKYLTLKDDSGRLFAKVSMTKNRMFLLNIQSDVSMCLKSCFKDSSCLWYMRFGHLNFDGLKMMSKGRMVKGLPSINHPNQLCEECLLG